GGTGCGGATGACGAACCACGACACGCCGATCAGGATCGCGATCACGATCAGCGCCGTGATGATGGTGACCGACAGCACGCGGCGCACGCTCGAGGCGCTTCGCGCGATGCCGTCCTTGAATTGCTGCTGGGCCTGCTCATTGAATTTCGCGACATCGGCGTTCAGCACGGTCAGCGCGCTCTGCATGCGCTGCACGGTCGTCTGCGGATCGCCCTGTTCGAGTTCAAGCATGATCTTCGCGGCCGAGACGGCCGGCGCATAGTAATCCTCGAAATCCTTGGTCAGGCGCTTGCCGGTGGCATCCATGCCCGGGATCTTGCCGACCTCGGACAATTTCGCGCGCACCTTGTTCGCCTGCTCGCCGATCTGGCCGATACGTGCCTTGTCGCCTTCGGAAACGGCATCGCGCAGACCGTCGGTGATGCCCGCAAGGTCGGCCGTCAACGCCTTCGCCGTGCCCAGCGCCGGGTAATCGACGGACTCGGTCGTGTGGATCGAGTCCAGGGCGCCGCTCGCGATGCTGGCCGACACCGCCACGCCGAGGCCGAAGATGATGGTCGAGATGACCGGGAGTGCCCAGATCTTGCGCTTGATGCTCATGCCGTTTCCTCTATGTTCAACAGCCCGCCGCCGGATAAACCGGGGGCGGGCGGGTGGTTGCGGACGCTTACGGTGTGTAGATCACTTTGACCGAGGCGTCGACCGCGCTCTTTTCGATGTAGCCGATGACTTTCGGGTCGCTGGCCACCATCTTTTTGACGGCGGCGCTGTCCGCGGCTTCCTTCGGCATCGTGGCCTTGCCGGTGAACACCAGCTTGGACCACAAGGCCTTGACCTGGGATGCGTCCTTGTCCGTCACCTTCTTGTAGAACTCGGCGCGGACCGGGGCGCTTTCCGGCTGGTCGACCGGGCTCATCGCGCTGGACTTGCCCAGAAAATACTGCGCGACCTGGTCTTTCGTCATCGAGGACTCGGCCGCCTTCGGGTTCACCACGACCACCACGTCGGCCATGGCCGGCAGGGCCAGGGCGAGGGCGGCGGTGGCGATGGCTGTCTTGATCAGATGTTTCATCGAAGTCCTCTTAGAACACGAAGTCGAGCGCGACGGCGCCGACGTTGACCGGACCGTGGAAGCCCGGCTGCGGATTGATCAGCAGGCCGCTCGCCTTGTTCGGACGCACGTGGTCGAACTGCACCTTCAGGGCCAGCGAACGGTAGAAGTCCCAGCGCATGCCGATCGAGTCGGTCTGCTGCTCGCCCTGGCTCACGCCGGTGTAGGGCAGGCTGGCGACGGCGCCGGACAGCGCGGCCAGCGTCGGGGTGCACGCGGCCGGATAGCCGGCCGGGCAGGCCGCCGGCATGCCGTTGTGGACCGAGCCGTCGATCGACAGCTTGGCGTGGCTGTAATACGGCAGGAATTTGCCGATGCGGTAGCCGCCCATCACGTACCACGACGTCGTGTCGTTGACGTAGCTGTCGGTCTTGCGCTTCGCGTATTCGCTCTGCACGACGATGTCGTTCCAGTCGAGCGTGGCGCCCAGCGAGGTGAACGACGCCTTCTTGTTGTTGACGTCGATGTCGGACGCCAGTTGCGCCGCTTGCGGCAGGCGATAGCCGGCGGCCACCTTGTTCAGCGAGGTCAGCAGGGTGGTCAGCGACGCCGAGTTGCTCAGCGTCAGGCGGCCGTCGACGCGGCCGACGCGCACCGTCAGCGGGCCATGTTCCGCCACGAGGTTCACGGCGGTCAGGCGGCGGCCGTCCAGGGTCGGACCGCCGGCGATGTCGACCTTGCTCTTGCCGATGGCGAATTGTGCGGTATACGTCGTGTCGCCATAGCTGTGCTGCCAGGTGACGTCGGCGCCGTCGACCGTGTTGAACAGCATCTGCGAATACATCTCGGCCGGCGGACGCAGCATCGTGTTGGCGTAGCCCACGTTGCGGTAGTCCGAAATCATGAACGCCGGCACGCCGATGCGGCCGACGCGGAACGACACGTCGTCCGAGACCTTGGCCTTGGCGAACGCCCACGACAGCTCGGCGCCGAAGTCATCCTGCGCATCCTTGCGCACAAGGCCCTGGCCCGTGACGGACAGCCAGCTGTTGACGGCATAGTCGGCCTGGATGCCGAAGTTCGAATCGACACCGGTCGTGGCGTTCTTCTTGGCGCCGCTGGCCTGATTCGGGCGGCCGAACTCGGCCTTGTCGGTATTGGTCCAGGTGAGGGCACCGGTGCCGAAGCCGCTGATACGGACGGCGGAAGCGTCCTGCGCGAATGCACAAGGCGCGACAAAAGACACGGCGAGCGCACTCGCGATGATGCGTTTTTTCATGGGAATTACCTGCTGAAGACTGCGGGTGGACGGTTTTTGTTATAGAGACACTGCCGAGGCGATAGGTTAGGCCGCGTAAAGAATCTGTAATAAATTGTAGAGCGGCCAGAAAAAATGCCGCAAGGAAAATACGCGAATAATCACTCTACTCTAGCGATGTTTGCCCTCTTTTGTTGCAGCAAACTGACAGCGAGCGCTATCAGAGTGGGATGATGTTTTTAATTCCACCAGTGCGACGTCGTGCCCGCTTCCGGCAGGCGCGCCTGCCGCGCCTCGTGCACGATGCCCGCTTCGACGGCCTGCTCGGCCGTGTAGATGCGGGAGCAAGCCGTGAGGTAGGAACGGATGTCGTGGGCGCCGCGTGCGCCGCGGGTGGCGTCTTCGAAGATGGCGGCGTAGCGTTCGGCATCGAAATCGAGGCAGTCGCGCCATTCCGAGATGCGGGCATGGTCCGCCGCGACGAGGTTGCCGAAGCCCCAGTGCAGCGGATGGATGAGGAAACGCGTGCCGGGGCAGGCATAGCGCTTCGCGCCGGCGAGGAAGATCGCGACGCCGACGGATTCCACGCTCCCCACGTTCCACGTCGTCAACGGCAACGGCAGCGACTTCAGGAAGTAGTACAGCGCGAAGCCGGCCGTCATGTTGCCGCCTTCGGTCGACATGTGCAGTTCGAGTTCGGTCGCGCCGCTTTGCAGCGCCTGCAGGCACAGGTTGCGCACGGTGCAGGCGGAGTTCGCGTTGATCGGTCCGATGAAATGAACGATGTGCAATGCCATGAAGCCTCCCGGTGACGGCTCAAGGATAGCAAGTTTCGCAATATTGGCTCGTTCCGCATTGCGCGC
This genomic stretch from Massilia putida harbors:
- a CDS encoding ClpP family protease gives rise to the protein MALHIVHFIGPINANSACTVRNLCLQALQSGATELELHMSTEGGNMTAGFALYYFLKSLPLPLTTWNVGSVESVGVAIFLAGAKRYACPGTRFLIHPLHWGFGNLVAADHARISEWRDCLDFDAERYAAIFEDATRGARGAHDIRSYLTACSRIYTAEQAVEAGIVHEARQARLPEAGTTSHWWN